In Microbulbifer celer, a single window of DNA contains:
- the ispC gene encoding 1-deoxy-D-xylulose-5-phosphate reductoisomerase codes for MQTPSVQRVCVLGSTGSIGVSTLDVLARHPQQYSVFALTARERVAELAQQCRQFTPRYAVVLDEGRAEKLRGLLAEAELPTEVLSGVEGLCQVAADSQVDVVMAAIVGAAGLRPTLAAVEAGKKVLLANKESLVMAGPVFMSALAESDAQLLPIDSEHNAIFQCLPFPCEDLNAAGVERILLTGSGGPFRSRPVSELGAVTPDEACAHPNWSMGRKISVDSATMMNKGLEFIEACYLFHAQPAEIQVVVHPQSIIHSMVQYRDGSLLAQMGNPDMRTPIAHALAFPERIDSGVPALDLIAQGRLDFEAPDEARFPCLRLAREAVEAGGSAPTCLNAANEIAVEAFLRGELAFTEIPTIIDEVMKSTEVVELTGLEAVELADRNARDLAQQVLARIQAGSPQPASGQRSESRSI; via the coding sequence ATGCAAACCCCCTCCGTGCAACGCGTCTGTGTGCTGGGTTCCACCGGATCTATCGGTGTGAGTACTCTGGATGTCCTCGCCCGCCACCCACAGCAATACTCAGTATTTGCATTAACTGCCCGCGAGCGGGTTGCGGAGCTCGCACAACAGTGTCGGCAGTTCACTCCCCGATATGCGGTGGTTTTGGATGAGGGGCGAGCGGAAAAGTTGCGGGGGTTGCTCGCCGAGGCGGAGTTACCCACTGAAGTGCTTTCCGGGGTTGAAGGGCTCTGCCAGGTGGCGGCAGACTCTCAGGTGGATGTGGTAATGGCGGCCATCGTTGGTGCAGCGGGGCTGCGTCCTACACTGGCGGCGGTCGAGGCAGGTAAAAAGGTGCTGCTGGCGAATAAAGAGTCACTGGTGATGGCTGGCCCGGTGTTCATGTCCGCGTTGGCAGAGAGCGATGCGCAGTTGTTGCCCATCGACAGTGAGCACAATGCCATATTCCAGTGCCTTCCGTTTCCCTGCGAAGACCTGAATGCCGCCGGTGTCGAGCGTATTCTGTTGACCGGCTCCGGGGGACCATTTCGTTCTCGTCCTGTCTCAGAGCTGGGGGCGGTCACGCCAGATGAGGCCTGTGCTCACCCTAATTGGTCCATGGGGCGCAAGATTTCCGTGGATTCTGCCACCATGATGAACAAAGGGTTGGAGTTTATCGAGGCGTGCTATCTGTTTCACGCTCAACCAGCCGAAATTCAGGTGGTGGTGCATCCTCAGAGCATTATCCATTCCATGGTGCAGTACCGGGATGGCTCTCTGCTGGCGCAGATGGGCAACCCGGATATGCGGACGCCCATCGCCCATGCGCTGGCGTTCCCCGAGCGCATAGACAGTGGAGTGCCCGCGCTTGACCTGATTGCCCAGGGGCGATTGGATTTTGAGGCCCCGGATGAGGCGCGTTTTCCCTGCTTGCGTCTCGCTCGTGAAGCCGTTGAAGCGGGTGGCAGCGCGCCAACCTGCCTCAATGCCGCCAATGAGATTGCTGTGGAGGCCTTTTTGCGCGGTGAGCTGGCATTTACCGAAATTCCCACCATCATCGATGAGGTGATGAAATCCACGGAAGTTGTTGAACTGACCGGCCTGGAAGCAGTCGAACTGGCTGACCGGAATGCCCGTGACCTGGCTCAGCAGGTACTGGCGAGGATTCAGGCAGGTTCGCCTCAGCCGGCGAGTGGGCAACGCTCCGAATCGAGATCAATATAA
- the rseP gene encoding RIP metalloprotease RseP, which translates to MLDFLQTAIWALVALGVLVSFHEFGHFLVARLCGVKVLRFSVGFGRRLVSRYDRHGTEFTISAIPLGGYVKFLDEREGNVSPEELDQAFNRKSVWARMAIAAAGPVANFLLAIVLFWGVFLGGTSGPVPVVGEVEAGSLAAMAGLESGQEIVAVDDRPTPTWQALNWRLANRLGDSGEIKFSVHYPDSSLEYHMYADVDRWLSGKEVPDPLEEIGVKLWTPPVSMKLSQVVPGSPAAEAGFAAGDEVVATDGQAFETWDAWTAYVRARAGEQIDVTVLRDGQRQTLAVTPAETTLDTGEKIGRIGVAPIGASWPEEMVRRYHYGIGAALVKGLQETWSKTLFTLSSLKKLLFGQVSTKNLSGPITIAKVAGTSADAGWQSFLSLLALLSISLGVLNLLPIPVLDGGHLLYYGIEAVKGSPVSERVQMIGLQVGMVMVLCIMALALYNDILRL; encoded by the coding sequence ATGCTAGATTTTCTACAGACCGCGATTTGGGCCCTGGTTGCACTCGGTGTCCTGGTAAGTTTCCACGAGTTTGGTCACTTTCTGGTGGCGCGCCTGTGTGGCGTCAAGGTGCTGCGTTTTTCTGTCGGCTTCGGGCGCCGGCTGGTCTCCCGCTACGACCGCCATGGAACCGAGTTTACTATCTCCGCCATTCCGCTCGGAGGCTACGTCAAGTTTCTGGACGAGCGCGAGGGGAACGTGTCACCGGAAGAGCTTGATCAGGCGTTCAACCGCAAGTCGGTGTGGGCCCGCATGGCCATTGCTGCTGCCGGTCCGGTGGCCAACTTTCTGCTCGCTATCGTGCTGTTCTGGGGGGTATTCCTCGGCGGCACTTCCGGCCCTGTACCGGTGGTTGGTGAAGTGGAGGCGGGCAGTCTCGCGGCGATGGCTGGCCTGGAATCGGGCCAGGAGATCGTTGCTGTGGACGATCGGCCGACGCCAACCTGGCAGGCGCTCAACTGGCGCCTGGCTAACCGCCTTGGCGACTCCGGTGAAATCAAATTCTCCGTACACTATCCAGACTCGTCTCTTGAGTACCATATGTACGCAGATGTCGACCGCTGGTTGTCTGGCAAAGAAGTGCCGGATCCGCTGGAAGAGATCGGGGTCAAATTGTGGACGCCGCCGGTGAGCATGAAACTCTCGCAGGTGGTGCCGGGCAGCCCTGCTGCTGAGGCCGGGTTTGCGGCCGGGGACGAAGTTGTTGCAACGGACGGGCAGGCGTTTGAGACGTGGGATGCCTGGACTGCCTATGTGCGTGCGCGGGCCGGTGAGCAGATCGATGTCACGGTATTGCGCGACGGTCAGCGGCAGACGCTCGCGGTGACGCCGGCAGAAACTACACTCGATACTGGTGAGAAAATTGGCCGGATCGGCGTTGCTCCGATTGGGGCTTCCTGGCCGGAAGAGATGGTGCGCCGCTATCACTATGGGATTGGCGCGGCCCTGGTGAAGGGGTTGCAGGAGACCTGGAGCAAGACGCTCTTTACCCTCAGTAGCCTGAAGAAGCTGCTGTTCGGGCAGGTCTCCACCAAGAACTTGAGTGGCCCTATCACCATTGCTAAAGTGGCCGGCACTTCGGCGGACGCCGGCTGGCAGTCATTTCTGTCATTACTGGCTCTGCTGAGTATCAGTCTCGGGGTTCTCAACCTTTTGCCCATCCCGGTTCTCGACGGTGGTCATCTCCTTTACTACGGTATTGAGGCGGTCAAAGGGTCGCCGGTTTCCGAGCGGGTGCAGATGATCGGCCTGCAGGTGGGGATGGTGATGGTGCTCTGTATCATGGCGCTGGCGCTATATAACGACATTTTACGACTGTAG
- the bamA gene encoding outer membrane protein assembly factor BamA, giving the protein MKDFLKAASLGLALPVAAYAQSFVVNDIRVEGLQRVSAGSVFAALPVRVGDQIESLDIQSATRALFRTGYFQDIQIGRENGVLVITVRERPAISKIEITGNKAIKTEDLLKGMNDNGLAEGQIFKRATLEGLAQELQRQYVAQGRYGASVSTEVNELPRNQVELKVVVDEGSVAAIKHINIVGNQAFSDEELGEIFELQTTGWLSWLNSDDKYSREKLTGDLERLESYYLDRGYLEFQIESTQVSLSPDKQSVFITVNVSEGDVYTVSDVELAGDPVVSEEEIRRLLLVRDGQTFSQVLMTTTSDYITKRLGNEGYTFAEVNGMPEANEEDKTVKVTFFIDPGKRAYVRRINFRGNTRTSDDVLRREMRQMESASASSARIEQSKVRLERLGYFKEVQVETTEVPGTSDQIDVEYTVEEQPSGTIGGTVGYAQNSGIVLGANVQENNWLGTGKSVGFAVNTSRYQSVLNFSYTDPYFTPDGVSRGFNVFYQERDYSELGVSDYNTTTYGAGLSFGYPISEISRVGLNLGFNHLELSTHRTSVQEIKGSPVPDPNIDTFMNSDDVAAADAALKNTVKDPDDPDGARIPDPLEFDFTQQPIPPGLLNTNPDGFVDLYGDEFDTFSVTASYARSTLNRGILATRGASQRASIEVALPGGDLEYYKLIYTGQYFRPLTKSLTLRLRTRLGYAEGYGDLDQLPFFENFYGGGFGSVRGFERNSLGPRSTPAVDYDVAPSAWQDTNDNGVVDDGEVTASYVLDEETGELKTTQLTNRRRPDPFGGNILVEGSAEVIFPIPFVKDQRSMQSAFFVDAGNVFDTNCGISQLNCYDVDLDHINVSAGIGLTWITGFGPLTFSLAKALRENEDDEIEVFQFSLGNSF; this is encoded by the coding sequence ATGAAAGATTTTCTCAAAGCGGCTTCGCTTGGCCTGGCCCTGCCGGTTGCTGCCTATGCCCAATCGTTTGTTGTCAACGATATCCGGGTAGAAGGATTGCAAAGAGTCTCCGCCGGCTCTGTATTTGCGGCACTGCCGGTTCGAGTGGGTGACCAGATCGAGAGTCTGGACATCCAGAGTGCCACTCGCGCGCTATTTCGTACTGGGTATTTCCAGGATATCCAGATCGGTCGTGAGAATGGCGTGCTGGTCATTACCGTGCGCGAGCGGCCCGCCATTTCAAAAATTGAAATTACCGGCAACAAGGCGATCAAGACCGAAGATCTGCTTAAGGGCATGAACGATAACGGTCTTGCGGAAGGGCAGATCTTCAAGCGCGCTACTCTGGAAGGGTTGGCGCAGGAGCTACAGCGTCAGTATGTGGCTCAAGGCCGATACGGTGCCAGCGTTAGTACGGAAGTCAATGAGCTGCCCCGCAATCAGGTGGAGCTCAAAGTCGTAGTGGACGAAGGCTCCGTCGCCGCCATCAAACATATTAATATTGTTGGCAATCAGGCGTTTTCTGACGAAGAACTGGGGGAGATTTTTGAGCTCCAGACCACCGGTTGGTTGTCGTGGCTGAACAGTGACGATAAGTACTCCCGAGAGAAGCTTACCGGCGACCTTGAGCGCTTGGAGTCCTACTACCTTGACCGCGGTTACCTGGAATTCCAGATCGAGTCTACCCAGGTATCCCTGAGCCCGGACAAACAGAGCGTTTTCATCACCGTCAATGTCAGTGAAGGGGATGTCTATACCGTTTCCGATGTTGAGTTGGCCGGTGATCCCGTTGTCTCCGAAGAGGAAATTCGTCGCCTGCTGCTGGTTCGCGACGGGCAGACATTTTCGCAGGTACTGATGACCACCACTTCCGATTACATTACCAAGCGCCTTGGTAATGAGGGTTATACCTTTGCCGAAGTAAACGGTATGCCCGAAGCCAATGAGGAAGATAAAACGGTAAAAGTCACCTTCTTTATTGATCCGGGTAAGCGGGCTTATGTGCGCCGGATCAACTTCCGCGGCAATACACGTACCTCTGACGATGTATTGCGCCGTGAGATGCGTCAAATGGAATCGGCTTCCGCCTCTTCTGCACGTATTGAACAGTCCAAGGTGCGCCTCGAGCGTCTCGGCTACTTCAAGGAAGTGCAGGTGGAAACCACCGAAGTGCCCGGCACCTCGGATCAGATTGATGTGGAATACACGGTAGAAGAGCAGCCCTCCGGTACCATCGGCGGCACCGTTGGTTATGCGCAGAATAGCGGCATCGTACTCGGCGCCAATGTTCAGGAAAACAACTGGTTGGGTACCGGTAAGTCCGTAGGGTTTGCGGTAAATACGTCGAGATACCAGTCTGTGCTGAACTTCTCCTATACCGATCCTTATTTTACCCCGGATGGGGTCAGTCGCGGTTTCAACGTGTTCTACCAGGAGCGCGATTACTCCGAACTGGGTGTGTCTGATTACAACACCACCACGTATGGTGCAGGATTGAGTTTCGGTTACCCGATTTCTGAGATCTCCCGGGTTGGCCTGAACCTGGGTTTCAATCACCTGGAGCTGAGTACTCACAGGACCTCGGTGCAAGAGATCAAGGGCAGTCCGGTTCCTGACCCTAATATCGACACCTTTATGAATTCTGATGATGTGGCTGCCGCAGATGCCGCTCTTAAGAATACCGTTAAGGATCCAGATGATCCAGATGGTGCCCGGATACCGGACCCGCTTGAATTTGACTTTACTCAGCAGCCTATCCCCCCCGGTTTGCTGAATACCAATCCGGACGGGTTCGTTGACCTTTACGGGGATGAGTTTGACACCTTCTCTGTAACGGCCTCTTACGCGCGCTCAACCTTGAACCGCGGTATTCTCGCCACTCGCGGCGCTTCGCAACGTGCATCTATCGAAGTCGCCTTGCCGGGTGGTGATCTCGAGTATTACAAGTTGATTTACACCGGGCAGTATTTCCGTCCGTTGACCAAAAGCCTGACCCTGAGATTGCGTACGCGCCTTGGTTACGCGGAAGGATACGGTGATCTCGATCAGTTGCCGTTTTTTGAGAACTTCTATGGCGGTGGCTTCGGTTCGGTGCGCGGCTTTGAACGCAACTCTCTGGGGCCGCGGTCTACGCCAGCCGTTGACTATGACGTAGCGCCTTCTGCATGGCAGGATACCAACGACAATGGCGTTGTAGATGATGGTGAAGTAACCGCTTCCTATGTACTGGATGAGGAAACCGGTGAGTTGAAAACTACGCAGCTTACCAACAGAAGAAGACCAGACCCGTTCGGTGGTAACATTCTGGTCGAAGGGAGTGCGGAAGTGATTTTCCCTATTCCGTTTGTGAAGGATCAGCGCTCCATGCAGTCTGCTTTCTTCGTGGATGCGGGTAACGTGTTTGATACGAACTGTGGCATTTCACAGCTCAACTGTTACGATGTCGACCTCGATCATATCAACGTTTCTGCCGGTATCGGCTTGACTTGGATAACCGGGTTTGGGCCGCTGACATTCAGTCTCGCGAAAGCGCTGCGTGAAAACGAAGATGATGAAATCGAAGTGTTCCAGTTCTCACTGGGCAACAGCTTCTGA
- a CDS encoding OmpH family outer membrane protein, translating to MFKSVKVTAVLLAGLMFSGMALAQTKVAVVNFQAAIMSTEKAKTRINALKTSSEYSQLQSSAEGIRAEVQKMAEDAQKNGVTWSEEQKAEHQRKMQFKRSDFETAVKKLRAMESQAVQEIQKTMVPKAKAAMEEVIKERKLDLVLDANSAVFAGPSTDLTAEVVKRMNAAK from the coding sequence GTGTTTAAATCAGTAAAAGTGACCGCAGTTCTGCTGGCCGGCCTGATGTTTTCCGGAATGGCGCTGGCGCAGACCAAAGTAGCTGTTGTGAATTTTCAGGCTGCGATCATGAGCACTGAAAAGGCCAAAACCCGCATCAATGCACTGAAAACCAGCTCGGAGTACTCGCAACTTCAGAGCAGTGCGGAAGGTATTCGCGCGGAAGTGCAAAAAATGGCGGAAGATGCGCAGAAGAATGGCGTAACCTGGTCCGAAGAACAGAAAGCAGAGCATCAGCGCAAAATGCAGTTCAAGCGCTCCGACTTTGAAACTGCTGTCAAGAAGCTGCGCGCAATGGAATCCCAGGCAGTTCAGGAAATCCAGAAAACCATGGTGCCGAAAGCCAAGGCAGCGATGGAAGAGGTGATCAAAGAGCGCAAACTTGATCTGGTACTGGATGCCAACTCCGCAGTGTTTGCCGGCCCGAGCACTGACCTGACCGCGGAAGTGGTCAAGCGTATGAACGCTGCCAAGTAA
- the lpxD gene encoding UDP-3-O-(3-hydroxymyristoyl)glucosamine N-acyltransferase — MKSAQPTLAQLAGLLGAELRLAPGASEAQVPSGLNTLQDADVGEVSFLASANYRRFLKNTRACAVLVTSESAEDCPVSALIVSNPYHAFARATAIYQTAPQYAPGIAPSADVHPDAEVHESVHIGPGVVIEADVKVAEDAVIGANSFVGAGSEIGARSRLFPSVTVYHGCYIGADCTVHSNTVIGADGFGFAPHDNKWIKIHQLGGVEIADEVEIGACSCIDRGALGNTVIGRGVKIDNMVQIAHNVQVGDYSAMAACSAVAGSATIGKHCTIAGGVGIVGHVSVADFSHVTARTLVTKSIEESGSYSSGTPFSDSRSWRRNAVRFGQLDQMSRKLRELERKLEHKLHTKGSGSDDI, encoded by the coding sequence ATGAAGAGTGCCCAGCCGACGCTGGCACAGTTGGCTGGGTTGCTGGGTGCAGAGTTGCGCCTGGCACCGGGAGCCAGTGAAGCTCAGGTCCCATCCGGTCTCAATACCCTGCAGGATGCAGATGTGGGCGAAGTCTCCTTCCTCGCCAGTGCCAATTACCGTCGATTTCTGAAAAATACCCGGGCTTGCGCTGTGCTTGTTACCTCTGAGTCAGCAGAAGATTGCCCCGTTTCGGCGTTGATTGTTTCCAATCCCTACCACGCGTTTGCACGCGCCACCGCGATCTATCAGACGGCACCGCAATATGCTCCGGGCATTGCTCCCAGCGCCGATGTGCACCCCGATGCGGAAGTGCATGAAAGTGTGCACATTGGCCCTGGGGTGGTCATCGAAGCAGATGTGAAAGTGGCAGAAGACGCGGTGATCGGCGCCAACAGTTTTGTTGGTGCGGGAAGTGAGATCGGGGCTCGCTCGCGCTTGTTCCCGAGTGTCACCGTCTATCATGGGTGTTATATCGGCGCCGATTGTACGGTGCACAGCAACACAGTCATCGGCGCAGACGGTTTCGGATTTGCCCCCCATGACAACAAGTGGATCAAGATTCATCAGCTCGGGGGCGTGGAGATTGCTGACGAGGTGGAAATCGGGGCCTGTAGTTGTATTGATCGTGGTGCACTTGGCAATACGGTGATCGGACGCGGGGTGAAGATCGACAATATGGTGCAAATCGCGCACAATGTGCAAGTTGGTGACTATTCGGCCATGGCCGCATGTTCGGCCGTAGCAGGTAGTGCCACCATTGGTAAACACTGCACCATCGCCGGCGGCGTTGGTATCGTAGGGCATGTGAGCGTGGCCGATTTCAGCCATGTGACCGCCAGGACCCTGGTTACCAAATCTATTGAGGAGTCAGGCTCCTATTCCAGTGGTACTCCTTTCTCTGATAGTCGTTCCTGGCGGCGCAATGCTGTGCGCTTTGGCCAGCTTGATCAGATGTCGCGCAAATTGAGAGAGTTGGAGAGAAAGTTGGAACACAAGCTGCACACCAAGGGTTCCGGCTCGGATGATATATAG
- the fabZ gene encoding 3-hydroxyacyl-ACP dehydratase FabZ: MMDVREIRQYLPHRYPFLLVDRVVELEEGKRIKGYKNISVNEEVFNGHFPEMPIFPGVMIVEALAQVSGILGFKTLGQKPEDGYLYLFAGIDNVRFKRQVVPGDQLVLESEVVSERRGIWKFAGRASVDGELAASADILCAVKKV; this comes from the coding sequence ATGATGGACGTTCGGGAAATTCGTCAATATTTGCCACACCGCTATCCTTTCCTGTTGGTAGACCGTGTGGTTGAACTGGAAGAGGGTAAGCGGATCAAGGGTTATAAAAACATCTCGGTAAATGAAGAGGTGTTTAATGGCCATTTTCCAGAGATGCCCATTTTCCCGGGTGTGATGATCGTCGAGGCACTGGCGCAGGTGTCGGGTATCCTCGGTTTCAAAACCCTGGGGCAAAAGCCGGAAGATGGTTACCTCTACCTGTTTGCGGGTATTGATAATGTGCGCTTCAAGCGTCAAGTGGTGCCTGGCGATCAGCTGGTATTGGAATCCGAGGTGGTATCAGAGCGCCGCGGCATCTGGAAGTTCGCCGGTAGAGCGAGTGTGGACGGGGAGTTGGCTGCCTCGGCAGATATTCTCTGTGCAGTGAAAAAGGTTTGA
- the lpxA gene encoding acyl-ACP--UDP-N-acetylglucosamine O-acyltransferase yields MPTHIHPTAIVDPSATIGDEVKVGPYTIIGPDVEIGDGCDIASHVVLSGPTRIGRNNRIYQFSSVGQDTPDKKYQGEPTTLVIGDGNVIREGVTIHRGTVQDRGETTIGNDNLLMAYAHIGHDSVIGNHTILVNNVALAGHVYVKDWAILSGYTLVHQHCTIGEHAFTGMGAGIGKDVPAYVMVAGNPAEAKTINAEGLRRRGFSREEIALINRAYKVVYRRGLTSEEALESLRDLRQESAVIQPWIDSLSTSSRGIVR; encoded by the coding sequence ATGCCAACCCATATCCACCCAACAGCGATTGTCGATCCTTCGGCAACCATCGGCGACGAGGTGAAGGTCGGCCCATATACTATTATTGGTCCCGATGTCGAAATTGGCGATGGCTGTGACATCGCTTCGCATGTTGTATTGAGCGGGCCGACCCGTATCGGTAGAAACAATCGGATTTATCAATTTTCGAGTGTTGGCCAGGATACGCCGGACAAGAAGTATCAGGGTGAGCCGACAACACTGGTCATAGGCGATGGCAATGTGATTCGCGAAGGGGTCACCATCCACCGTGGGACGGTACAGGACCGCGGAGAGACTACCATCGGCAATGACAACCTTCTGATGGCTTACGCGCATATCGGTCACGATAGCGTCATCGGTAACCACACCATTCTGGTCAATAACGTGGCACTGGCGGGCCATGTGTATGTGAAGGACTGGGCCATTCTCAGCGGCTATACCCTGGTACACCAGCACTGCACCATTGGGGAGCACGCTTTTACCGGTATGGGAGCGGGCATCGGCAAGGATGTACCGGCCTATGTCATGGTGGCCGGAAATCCGGCGGAAGCCAAAACCATCAATGCGGAGGGGTTGCGCCGTCGCGGTTTTTCCCGGGAGGAAATTGCCCTGATCAATCGCGCGTACAAGGTAGTGTACCGCCGCGGCCTGACGTCGGAGGAGGCGCTGGAATCTTTGCGTGATCTGCGTCAAGAGTCCGCAGTGATTCAGCCCTGGATTGATTCTCTCAGTACATCCTCCCGTGGCATCGTTCGCTGA
- the lpxB gene encoding lipid-A-disaccharide synthase, which produces MLAGEASGDILGAGLIAALQQRFDRIEVVGIAGPRMQALGAQSLFAMERLSVMGLVEPLRRLPELLKIRRSLRQYFIENPPDVFVGIDSPDFNLGLEEALRGAGIPTVHYVSPSVWAWRRGRIKKIARAVDHMLTLLPFEADFYREHDVPVTFVGHPLADDIPLEVDTDSARREIGLDTNDRVIALLPGSRGGEVRLLGPLFIRAAMWCHQRDSSIKFVLPAANAERKAQIEAQLQEISGVQQLPLTVLDGQSQTALAAADAVLIASGTATLETMLMNKPMVVAYKMASLSYAIFSRMLHTPWVSLPNLLAQRELVPEILQDDATPEALGAALLNYFEDPLAQDQLQREFRELHQVLRRDASERAAEAVCRLIGAAPA; this is translated from the coding sequence ATGCTCGCCGGCGAAGCTTCCGGAGATATTCTGGGGGCGGGTTTAATCGCTGCACTACAGCAGCGGTTTGATCGGATTGAGGTGGTTGGTATTGCCGGTCCGCGTATGCAGGCACTGGGGGCACAGTCGCTGTTTGCGATGGAGCGCCTGTCCGTTATGGGGCTTGTTGAGCCGCTCAGGCGCCTGCCTGAACTGCTGAAAATCCGACGTAGCCTGCGTCAGTATTTTATCGAGAACCCACCTGACGTTTTTGTCGGTATCGATTCCCCGGATTTCAACCTGGGCCTGGAGGAAGCGCTGCGCGGTGCGGGGATTCCCACTGTTCACTATGTGAGCCCTTCGGTCTGGGCCTGGCGTCGGGGGCGTATTAAAAAAATTGCCCGTGCCGTAGACCATATGCTGACGCTTCTGCCATTTGAGGCAGACTTTTATCGGGAACATGATGTTCCCGTGACGTTCGTCGGCCATCCCCTGGCTGATGATATTCCCCTGGAAGTTGATACGGACTCTGCACGCAGGGAAATAGGTCTGGATACCAATGATCGGGTGATCGCGTTGCTGCCTGGAAGTCGCGGTGGTGAGGTTCGGTTGCTCGGCCCCCTGTTTATACGTGCAGCGATGTGGTGCCATCAGCGCGATTCGTCCATCAAATTTGTGCTGCCTGCCGCGAATGCCGAGCGCAAGGCTCAGATTGAGGCGCAGCTACAGGAAATTTCCGGCGTGCAGCAATTGCCGCTGACTGTTCTGGATGGTCAATCGCAGACCGCGCTGGCAGCGGCTGATGCGGTGCTTATTGCTTCGGGAACAGCGACTCTGGAAACCATGTTGATGAATAAGCCGATGGTGGTGGCCTATAAAATGGCTTCCCTGTCCTACGCGATATTCTCTCGCATGTTACATACACCCTGGGTGTCGTTACCCAACCTGCTGGCGCAGCGAGAGCTGGTGCCGGAAATTTTGCAGGATGATGCGACACCGGAGGCGCTGGGCGCTGCGCTGTTGAACTATTTCGAAGATCCGCTTGCGCAGGATCAATTGCAGCGGGAGTTTCGTGAATTGCACCAGGTGCTGCGACGGGACGCGTCCGAGCGCGCCGCAGAAGCGGTCTGTCGCCTGATTGGTGCAGCGCCCGCCTAA
- the rnhB gene encoding ribonuclease HII yields MTKKAELPPYICPFRGDLIAGVDEVGRGPLAGDVVAAAVILDPEKPISGLADSKKLSEKKRDYLFDEIREHALSFAVARATVEEIDQLNILHASLLAMHRAVEALQVQPEFVLVDGNRKPQWHYPCDTVVKGDDRVAAIAAASILAKVTRDREMVVLDQQYPGYGLAGHKGYPTKAHMAALETLGPSPVHRKSFAPVRRQLELI; encoded by the coding sequence ATGACAAAAAAAGCAGAGCTCCCTCCCTACATCTGTCCTTTTCGCGGTGATTTGATCGCCGGTGTCGATGAGGTGGGGCGCGGCCCCCTTGCGGGGGATGTGGTTGCTGCAGCGGTCATCCTGGATCCGGAGAAACCCATTTCAGGTCTGGCGGATTCGAAAAAGCTCAGTGAAAAAAAACGCGATTATCTTTTCGATGAAATTCGCGAGCACGCACTGAGTTTCGCGGTCGCACGTGCGACGGTGGAAGAGATCGATCAATTGAATATTCTGCATGCCAGCTTGCTGGCCATGCATCGCGCCGTAGAGGCGTTGCAGGTGCAGCCGGAGTTTGTGCTGGTGGATGGTAATCGCAAGCCCCAGTGGCATTATCCCTGCGATACGGTGGTGAAGGGAGATGATCGGGTTGCGGCCATCGCCGCGGCGTCCATTCTTGCCAAGGTGACCCGCGATCGGGAGATGGTGGTGCTGGATCAGCAGTACCCGGGTTACGGCCTTGCCGGGCACAAGGGGTATCCCACCAAGGCGCACATGGCTGCACTGGAGACGCTGGGGCCGAGTCCGGTGCACCGCAAGAGTTTTGCGCCGGTCCGGCGCCAGCTGGAGCTGATCTGA